The Cinclus cinclus chromosome 3, bCinCin1.1, whole genome shotgun sequence genome has a window encoding:
- the RHOU gene encoding rho-related GTP-binding protein RhoU, translated as MPPQQEGEAGYISKPVPPGGCEVPPVPPRRVRSGRAAAALGAALGGRCRAAGAGAVAGAGAGAGSEPRRSIKCVLVGDGAVGKTSLVVSYTTNGYPTEYIPTAFDNFSAVVSVDGKPVRLQLCDTAGQDEFDKLRPLCYTNTDIFLLCFSVVSPSSFQNVSEKWVPEIRCHCPKAPIILVGTQSDLREDVKVLIELDKCKEKPVSEEAAKLCAEEIKAASYIECSALTQKNLKEVFDAAIMAGIQYSDTQQQPKKSKCRTPDKMKNLSKSWWKKYCCFV; from the exons CGCAGCAGGAGGGCGAGGCGGGATACATCAGCAAGCCGGTGCCGCCGGGCGGCTGCGAGGTGCCGCCGGTGCCCCCGCGCAGGGTGCGcagcgggcgggcggcggcggcgctgggAGCCGCGCTGGGCGGCCGCTGCcgggcggcgggggccggggccgtggccggagccggggccggAGCGGGGTCCGAGCCGCGGCGCAGCATCAAGTGCGTTCTGGTGGGGGACGGCGCGGTGGGGAAGACCAGCTTGGTGGTGAGCTACACTACGAACGGGTACCCCACCGAGTACATCCCCACCGCCTTCGACAACTTCTCCG CTGTTGTGTCTGTCGATGGCAAGCCGGTGAGACTTCAGCTCTGTGACACAGCTGGTCAG GATGAATTCGACAAGCTCAGGCCTCTGTGCTACACCAACACGGACATCTTCTTGCTGTGCTTCAGCGTGGTGAGCCCTTCGTCCTTCCAGAACGTGAGTGAGAAGTGGGTTCCCGAAATTCGCTGCCACTGCCCCAAGGCACCCATTATCCTGGTTGGGACACAGTCAGACCTCCGGGAGGATGTCAAAGTCCTCATCGAGCTGGACAAGTGCAAAGAAAAGCCAGTCTCGGAGGAGGCTGCAAAGCTCTGTGCTGAGGAAATAAAAGCTGCATCCTACATCGAGTGCTCCGCTTTGACTCAGAAAAACCTCAAGGAGGTCTTTGATGCAGCTATCATGGCTGGTATTCAGTACTCGGATACCCAGCAGCAACCAAAGAAATCCAAATGTAGGACTCCAGACAAGATGAAAAACCTCTCCAAATCCTGGTGGAAAAAATACTGCTGTTTTGTATAG